The genomic interval CATCATGAGCAATTTTTATAGCCTTCTCCAAAGTTTTAATTGGTGTAGATGGCAGGTGGGTTAATCTATATGCAGGTGTAAAGCGACTAAAATGTAGAGGGACATCTTTCCCTAAGTTATCTTTTATCCACTCACACATCTTTCTGATCTCTTCGGGTGAGTCATTAAGCGTTGGAATCACTAGATTGACAATCTCAAAATAGGCTCCCTCTTCTTTTAAAACCTTTAATGTATTTAATACCGGCTCAAGTTCAGCCTCGCAGACCTCTCTATAGAATTTTTCTGTGAATGCCTTAAGATCTATTTTTACAGCATCAAGATATGGAAGGAGTCTTCTTAAGGGCTCAGGGTTAATATAGCCGTTGGAGACAATAGAGGTCCTGATCCCTTCTTTTTTAGCCAGTTTAGAGATGTCGTAAATATATTCATAAAAGATGGTGGGTTCAGTATAGGTAAAGGAAATAGAGTTTACCCCTCGCCTTTTAGCCTCTCCAACTACTTCCTCTGGAGATAAATTATATTCCCTTACCTCACCCGGTCCTACCTGCGAGATAGACCAGTTGTGGCAGAATTTACATCTTAGATTACAGCCTACCGTAGCCAGGCAGAGCCTTCGGTGGCCTGGGATAAAGTGATATAAGGGTGCCTTCTCAATAGGTCCTACATTTACTGAGCAGGGTTTTCCATAAACCAGGGTGTATAATTTTCCTTCACGATTTTCCCTTACCCGGCAGAAACCTCTCTTTCCCTCAGCAATAATACATTTTCGAGGACAGAGCTGGCACCAGACTTTGTTGTCTTCTAATTTTTGATAAAACATCGCCTCTTTTAAACCCATCTCATCTGCTCTTAAACTAGCGGATACCAGACAAAACAAAAATATTATTAACCCTATTCTTCTCATATTATCTCATAAACAATGGACTTAAGATTTCTATATATAAATAGAACAAAATCAACCCAAATATTATCGCTAATCCGCCAAGGATACGAAATAAGAAAAGGGGACACTCTTCCACTACCCTTTTTACTCTTCGGGGAAAGAAAAGATATAGCAACCCCTCAAGCAAAACAGCTATGCTTATTAAAAGGAATAAAATTCTTCCCTCATCCACAATAAATGTAAAAATATCAGCAATAATTGACTGCATTTTTCATTTATAAGATGGCTAACCTTTGCTCTGATTCTATCCCTTATTTTTCTTTCACTCTATTTCCTCAATCTTCTTTTTAGACCTAACAAGTTCGTCAAAAGTAATGAGTTCTTTTCTTACCCCCAATATAACCGCTGCGGTTCCAACTGTGTTCCTTGCTTTTATATCCTCACCGAGCTGGATTTTGTCAATTAGACTCTTTCCCATAAACTGCTCTAAAAACTCTCTCTTTTTGAATTCCTTATCTCTTTCTCTTGCCCGTTGGATATAAATTCCATTTATTTTTCTATTTATATCTAATCCAAAGATAAATTCAATAACACCAAATTCTCCCCTCTGGGCGGCAGCAATGGTGTGTCCCAATAAATTGCCTTTTGCGCCTATCATCTCATAGTATTGATATTGCTCTCTCTGACCGGGCAGGAGTTTGCTTCCCAATCTTTCTTCTATTATGTCCAGTTTTTCCTTGGATATTTTTATATC from bacterium Unc6 carries:
- a CDS encoding AmmeMemoRadiSam system radical SAM enzyme, translating into MRRIGLIIFLFCLVSASLRADEMGLKEAMFYQKLEDNKVWCQLCPRKCIIAEGKRGFCRVRENREGKLYTLVYGKPCSVNVGPIEKAPLYHFIPGHRRLCLATVGCNLRCKFCHNWSISQVGPGEVREYNLSPEEVVGEAKRRGVNSISFTYTEPTIFYEYIYDISKLAKKEGIRTSIVSNGYINPEPLRRLLPYLDAVKIDLKAFTEKFYREVCEAELEPVLNTLKVLKEEGAYFEIVNLVIPTLNDSPEEIRKMCEWIKDNLGKDVPLHFSRFTPAYRLTHLPSTPIKTLEKAIKIAHDVGLRYVYIGNVPGHKYNSTFCPQCKKRLIHRIHFSVLSNDIENGKCKFCHYEIAGVWK